Proteins from one Streptomyces sp. NBC_00289 genomic window:
- a CDS encoding SRPBCC family protein produces MAGHTDNHIVIDAPLELVWEITNDVPNWPDLFSEYASAEVLERDGDTVVFRLTMHPDEDGQVWSWVSQRTSFRETRTVRAERVETGPFEFMTIFWEYTEEPGGGVRMRWVQDFHMKPAAPVDDEQMTAHLNRNTKVQMELIKQKVEAAVPAVAG; encoded by the coding sequence TCGACGCACCGCTGGAGCTGGTGTGGGAGATCACCAACGACGTGCCCAACTGGCCCGACCTGTTCAGCGAGTACGCCTCCGCCGAGGTGCTGGAGCGGGACGGCGACACCGTGGTCTTCCGGCTCACCATGCACCCGGACGAGGACGGCCAGGTGTGGAGCTGGGTCTCGCAGCGCACCAGCTTCCGTGAGACCCGCACGGTCCGCGCCGAGCGCGTGGAGACCGGGCCGTTCGAGTTCATGACCATCTTCTGGGAGTACACCGAGGAGCCGGGCGGCGGCGTGCGCATGCGCTGGGTGCAGGACTTCCACATGAAGCCCGCCGCGCCGGTGGACGACGAGCAGATGACCGCGCACCTCAACCGCAACACCAAGGTGCAGATGGAGCTCATCAAGCAGAAGGTCGAGGCCGCGGTCCCCGCGGTCGCCGGATGA